Proteins found in one Aspergillus puulaauensis MK2 DNA, chromosome 8, nearly complete sequence genomic segment:
- the cwc26 gene encoding putative cell cycle control protein (Cwf26) (BUSCO:EOG092658NW;~COG:A;~EggNog:ENOG410PPQU;~InterPro:IPR018609;~PFAM:PF09736), with protein MPSSSLADYLAKNYLTVDPAPANSERPKKKRKKAKAAESGTDGGGLIIADDDPPDLRSTAGLSARDNDEYGPAVVSGGRSAEFRRAKKSNWKTLGSGTTGADTNTETTGSERDAADAILADAMAEENARRAGGDEDPMVVDQDEDDDGLRMESGARAGLQTAEQTAAMIAAQKKRRKAEEALYKGKKQGDEAEEGQETVYRDASGRIINVAMKRAEARRVEEEKKIKEAEAKEALMGDVQRQEREGKRQALEEAKAMPLARTAEDEDLNDELKAQSRWNDPAAQFLTKAAAGVSKTGKPLYKGAFQPNRYGIRPGHRWDGVDRANGFEKEWFAARNRKGRMEALEYEWQMDE; from the coding sequence ATGCCCTCAAGCTCACTAGCCGATTACCTCGCAAAGAACTACCTCACTGTAgatccagcaccagcaaacTCCGAGCGGCCCAAAAAGAAACGCAAGAAGgccaaagcagcagaatCCGGCACAGATGGTGGCGGTCTCATAATTGCAGACGATGACCCGCCCGATCTACGCAGCACGGCGGGGCTGTCGGCGCGCGACAACGACGAGTACGGACCGGCTGTTGTGTCGGGCGGGCGGAGCGCGGAGTTTCGGCGCGCGAAGAAGAGTAATTGGAAGACGTTAGGATCAGGGACTACGGGTGCGGATACAAATACGGAGACTACGGGGAGTGAGCGCGATGCGGCGGATGCAATTCTAGCAGATGCGATGGCGGAGGAGAACGCGAGACGGGCTGGCGGTGATGAGGATCCGATGGTTGTTGatcaggatgaagatgatgacggaTTACGGATGGAGTCTGGGGCTCGGGCGGGACTACAGACGGCGGAGCAGACGGCCGCGATGATTGCTGCTCagaagaagcgaagaaaaGCAGAGGAGGCTCTGTATaagggaaagaaacaagGGGACGAGGCCGAGGAAGGGCAGGAGACGGTATACCGAGATGCGTCGGGGCGAATTATCAATGTTGCCATGAAGCGGGCAGAGGCGCGacgggtggaggaggaaaagaagatcaaggaggccgaggcgaaggaggcgcTCATGGGGGATGTGCAAAGGcaggagagggaggggaagaggcaggctctggaggaggcgaaggcgatgCCACTGGCGCGCacggcggaggatgaggaccTGAATGACGAGCTGAAGGCGCAGAGTCGGTGGAATGATCCGGCGGCGCAGTTTTTGACCAAGGCCGCTGCGGGCGTGAGCAAGACGGGGAAGCCGTTGTACAAGGGGGCGTTTCAGCCGAATCGGTATGGGATCAGGCCGGGGCACCGGTGGGATGGGGTTGATCGGGCGAATGGGTTTGAGAAGGAGTGGTTTGCAGCCAGGAACCGCAAGGGCAGGATGGAGGCGCTGGAGTATGAGTGGCAGATGGATGAATAG
- a CDS encoding MGMT family protein (COG:L;~EggNog:ENOG410QD6E;~InterPro:IPR014048,IPR036388,IPR036217;~PFAM:PF01035;~go_function: GO:0003824 - catalytic activity [Evidence IEA];~go_process: GO:0006281 - DNA repair [Evidence IEA]) yields the protein MPRTDEAEHWFNAVYAAVREIPRGKVTSYGHIALLLGEPKRPRQVGICLKHLPAPESGEYFHGGNVPWQRVVNSKGMISHRGPGSAARQAEALREEGVEVDSDSMGEFYVDFARFGWFPIELPSEVDADEDEELDEGEELRRNGL from the exons ATGCCCCGAACAGACGAAGCAGAACACTGGTTCAACGCCGTCTACGCCGCCGTGCGCGAGATCCCACGGGGCAAGGTAACCTCCTACGGGCACATTGCTCTCTTACTAGGTGAAC CAAAACGTCCTCGCCAGGTCGGGATCTGCTTAAAACACCTCCCGGCCCCAGAGAGCGGGGAGTACTTCCACGGCGGGAACGTGCCGTGGCAGCGGGTTGTGAATTCCAAGGGGATGATTTCGCATCG TGGGCCCGGGAGTGCGGCGAGACAAGCAGAGGCTCTTCGCGAagagggtgttgaggttgataGTGATAGTATGGGTGAGTTCTATGTAGACTTTGCGCGGTTTGGGTGGTTTCCTATTGAGTTACCGAGTGAGGTCGatgcagatgaagacgaagaattggacgaaggcgaagagcTTAGGCGAAATGGGTTATAG
- the DSK1 gene encoding serine/threonine-protein kinase (COG:T;~EggNog:ENOG410PFP2;~InterPro:IPR017441,IPR008271,IPR000719,IPR011009;~PFAM:PF07714,PF00069;~go_function: GO:0004672 - protein kinase activity [Evidence IEA];~go_function: GO:0005524 - ATP binding [Evidence IEA];~go_process: GO:0006468 - protein phosphorylation [Evidence IEA]): protein MEGVDLQSVLNKGKQMASNVASSATNGTANKKRRKGTDLKPIVTNDSAMPPGDQPGSTGDGVPPSRSGSSSSEEEVETTAEEEDSEDYCKGGYHPVQIGELYNNGRYVVVRKLGWGHFSTVWLSRDTTTGKHVALKVVRSAAHYTETAIDEIKLLNRIVQAKPSHPGRKHVVSLLDSFEHKGPHGVHVCMVFEVLGENLLGLIKKWNHRGIPMPLVKQITKQVLLGLDYLHRECGIIHTDLKPENVLIEIGDVEQIVKTYVKEEEKKAQKEKEDNRNGRRRRRTLITGSQPLPSPLNTSFDFKHSSQNSHSSLSQLVNESPGPETPSMRQILGIKDDEEQQKQREKTADLLEREVSGISLDKSSSNDEEVDCGIISVKIADLGNACWVGHHFTNDIQTRQYRSPEVILGSKWGASTDIWSMSCMVFELITGDYLFDPQSGTRYGKDDDHIAQVIELLGNFPKSLCLSGRWSQEIFNRKGELRNIHRLRHWSLPDVLREKYHFSPSQGMAISDFLLPMLEVLPEKRANAGGMASHEWMKETRGMQEVDLGLVPGSRGEGIEGWATEVKRR, encoded by the exons ATGGAAGGCGTCGATCTCCAATCCGTCCTCAACAAAGGCAAGCAGATGGCCTCCAAcgtcgcctcctccgccaccaacGGCACCGCCAataagaagagaagaaagggcACCGACTTGAAGCCCATCGTCACCAACGATTCCGCGATGCCTCCTGGCGACCAACCGGGCTCGACAGGCGATGG TGTCCCGCCGTCACGGTCTggctcctcgtcctccgaagaagaagtcgaaaccaccgccgaggaggaagattcaGAAGACTACTGCAAGGGTGGCTACCATCCCGTCCAGATCGGAGAGCTCTACAACAATGGCCGATATGTCGTCGTGCGCAAGCTGGGGTGGGGTCACTTCTCGACTGTCTGGTTATCCCGCGACACAACGACAGGGAAACACGTCGCCCTGAAAGTCGTCCGGTCGGCCGCTCATTACACCGAAACCGCCATCGACGagattaagttattaaatcGCATTGTCCAGGCCAAGCCTTCCCACCCTGGGCGCAAGCACGTTGTTAGCTTGCTTGACTCCTTCGAGCACAAGGGCCCGCATGGGGTCCACGTTTGCATGGTATTCGAAGTACTGGGGGAGAATCTTCTCGGTTTGATTAAGAAATGGAACCACCGCGGTATTCCCATGCCGCTTGTGAAGCAGATTACGAAACAGGTGCTCTTAGGTCTCGATTATCTTCACCGGGAATGCGGGATTATCCATACCGACCTGAAACCAGAGAACGTCCTGATCGAGATCGGCGATGTCGAGCAAATCGTGAAGACATATGttaaggaggaggaaaagaaggcacagaaggagaaggaagacaaCCGCAACGGTCGGCGGAGGCGCAGGACATTGATCACCGGCAGCCAGCCCCTGCCGAGTCCTCTGAATACCAGCTTCGATTTTAAACACAGCTCCCAAAATTCTcacagcagcctcagccaGCTTGTCAATGAGTCTCCAG GTCCTGAAACCCCGTCGATGAGACAAATACTTGGCATcaaggatgacgaggagcaGCAAAAGCAGAGAGAAAAGACTGC TGACTTGCTGGAACGAGAGGTTTCTGGAATTTCACTCGATAAGTCATCCTCGAatgacgaagaggttgattGTGGCATCATCTCCGTGAAGATTGCCGACTTGGGTAACGCATGCTGGGTTGGCCACCATTTTACCAATGATATCCAAACACGCCAATACCGCTCGCCCGAGGTTATTTTGGGATCCAAATGGGGAGCGAGTACCGACATATGGAGTATGTCCTGCATG GTTTTCGAATTAATAACCGGCGACTACCTGTTCGATCCTCAGTCAGGTACTCGGTACGGCAAAGACGATGACCACATAGCTCAAGTTATTGAGCTGCTTGGTAACTTCCCGAAGTCGCTCTGCCTTTCAGGCCGCTGGTCACAAGAGATATTCAACCGCAAGGGCGAACTACGCAATATCCACAGACTCCGCCATTGGTCGTTACCTGATGTGCTCAGAGAGAAATACCACTTCTCGCCGTCACAGGGTATGGCCATCAGCGACTTTCTCCTGCCGATGCTGGAGGTGCTACCGGAAAAACGTGCAAATGCTGGTGGTATGGCATCACATGAATGGATGAAGGAAACCCGGGGGATGCAAGAGGTCGACCTAGGTCTCGTTCCCGGCAGTAGAGGAGAAGGCATTGAGGGATGGGCCACGGAGGTGAAGCGGAGATGA
- a CDS encoding uncharacterized protein (COG:Q;~EggNog:ENOG410PKBE;~InterPro:IPR036291,IPR002347;~PFAM:PF08659,PF00106,PF13561;~go_process: GO:0055114 - oxidation-reduction process [Evidence IEA]), with product MADAKVILITGANTGIGFQVARALYSADRAYSIIVAARSLSKAQDATSEIQNEFSSSSNKLTPVVLDLESDESIEKAYDQVEGAFGKVDALVNNAGAQFDQRGIRGEISTREAWNKSWDVNVTGTQILTATFIPLLLKSADPRIIFVTSGTATLEGTVAKTTPADRMVPEPGWPKTMMNVAAYRSAKTGLNMMMREWDRILTKDGVKVFAISPGLLATNLGGNLEMLKKMGAGDPVVAGALFRDVLEGRRDGDVGMVVNRDGVQPW from the exons ATGGCCGACGCAAaagtcatcctcatcacggGCGCCAACACCGGAATCGGCTTCCAAGTCGCGAGGGCCCTATACAGCGCTGACAGGGCGTACAGCATTATTGTTGCCGCGAGATCACTATCCAAGGCGCAAGACGCGACCAGCGAAATCCAGAACGAgttctcgtcttcgtcgaacAAGCTGACACCTGTCGTTCTTGATCTCGAGTCGGACGAGTCTATCGAGAAAGCCTACGACCAGGTGGAGGGTGCATTTGGGAAGGTGGATGCGCTTGTTAATAACGCCG GAGCACAATTCGACCAGCGCGGTATCCGCGGCGAGATCTCCACGCGCGAAGCCTGGAATAAATCGTGGGACGTCAACGTCACAGGGACCCAGATCCTAACAGCAACGTTTATCCCGTTGCTCCTGAAAAGTGCCGACCCGCGCATAATATTCGTCACATCTGGAACTGCGACGCTTGAAGGCACAGTGGCCAAGACCACGCCCGCTGACCGGATGGTCCCTGAGCCCGGCTGGCCGAAGACAATGATGAATGTGGCTGCGTACCGCAGCGCCAAGACGGGCCTGAATATGATGATGCGCGAGTGGGATCGAATCCTGACGAAGGATGGGGTTAAGGTGTTTGCGATCAGCCCGGGGTTGTTGGCGACGAATTTAGGTGGGAATCtggagatgttgaagaagatgggagcGGGGGATCCGGTCGTTGCTGGGGCATTGTTTCGGGACGTGCTTGAGGGGAGGCGAGACGGGGATGTTGGGATGGTGGTCAATCGGGATGGGGTGCAGCCTTGGTAG
- a CDS encoding zinc-dependent alcohol dehydrogenase (COG:Q;~EggNog:ENOG410PHUJ;~InterPro:IPR013154,IPR002328,IPR036291,IPR011032, IPR020843;~PFAM:PF08240;~go_function: GO:0008270 - zinc ion binding [Evidence IEA];~go_function: GO:0016491 - oxidoreductase activity [Evidence IEA];~go_process: GO:0055114 - oxidation-reduction process [Evidence IEA]), with protein sequence MAATQAANFVEKAIGHSDTATTTTDISNYNNEYGVETGEKIRATVWEGKNEVGIVEMPKPRIVDAPDAIVKVTGSTICGSDLHLYHAVIPQLQKGDVLGHECCGVIDSVGPGVTKYKPGQRVVVSFPIACGTCRRCKAELYSQCENTNENSITNAMYGKRTAGILGYSHFTGGFAGGQAEFVRVPFGDVNLLPIPDAVPDERALYLSDVVATSWHCVVDTGVNKGDVVAVWGAGPIGQMSVEFAFYHGASRVILIDGADGAWRLDFVKAKVPKVETLDFSKLPRGESVSSQLRQMTDHSLDVCLECVGGEYAKGWVHFFEQMMGAETDTSEIVNEMITSVRPFGRVGLTGVYAGFTNHFNIGALMQTGVRLIGNGQAPVHKYWKGLMELVQKGKIDPLRMVSHRLRLEDIDKVYAMFNQREQGMQKVYLETRHSRPRAPESPELTRL encoded by the exons ATGGCCGCAACACAGGCCGCAAATTTCGTCGAGAAGGCCATTGGCCACAGCGACActgcaacaaccaccactgACATCAGTAATTACAACAATGAGTACGGCGTCGAGACGGGTGAGAAGATCCGCGCGACGGTCTGGGAGGGAAAGAACGAGGTCGGAATCG TTGAAATGCCCAAGCCGCGTATCGTGGATGCTCCCGATGCCATCGTCAAGGTAACAGGGAGTACAATTTGCGGAAGCGACCTGCATCTATACCATG CCGTGATCCCCCAACTCCAAAAAGGCGACGTCCTCGGCCACGAATGCTGCGGAGTAATCGACTCCGTCGGACCGGGAGTCACAAAATACAAGCCAGGCCAGCGCGTCGTCGTCTCCTTCCCCATTGCCTGCGGGACCTGCCGGCGCTGCAAAGCCGAACTGTACAGCCAGTGTGAAAACACCAACGAGAACAGCATCACGAACGCAATGTACGGGAAGCGAACGGCCGGAATCCTCGGGTACAGCCACTTCACGGGTGGCTTTGCAGGTGGACAGGCTGAGTTTGTGCGCGTGCCGTTTGGAGATGTCAATCTGCTGCCCATCCCCGATGCGGTGCCGGACGAAAGGGCATTGTATTTGAGTGACGTCGTGGCGACGAGCTGGCACTGTGTTGTTGATACCGGGGTCAACAAGGGCGACGTTGTTGCTGTTTGGGGTGCTGGGCCAATTGGGCAGATGAGCGTGGAATTTGCGTTCTATCATGGGGCAAGCCGGGTGATTTTGATTGATGGAGCGGATGGGGCGTGGAGGTTGGATTTTGTGAAGGCGAAGGTGCCCAAGGTTGAGACGCTGGACTTTTCGAAATTGCCGAGAGGAGAATCCGTTTCTAGCCAGCTGCGCCAGATGACGGACCATTCTTTGGATGTCTGTTTGGAGTGTGTTGGGGGCGAGTATGCGAAGGGATGGGTGCATTTCTTTGAGCAGATGATGGGTGCAGAGACGGATACCTCAGAGATCGTGAATGAGATGATTACCTCTGTCAGGCCGTTTGGACGGGTTGGATTAACGGGCGTTTACGCTGGATTT ACGAACCACTTTAATATCGGAGCGCTTATGCAGACCGGGGTCCGATTGATTGGGAATGGCCAGGCGCCAGTGCATAAGTACTGGAAGGGACTAATGGAGCTTGTTCAGAAGGGAAAAATTGACCCACTCCGCATGGTCAGCCATCGACTCCGGCTCGAGGATATTGACAAGGTATATGCAATGTTCAACCAACGCGAACAGGGTATGCAGAAAGTATACCTGGAAACGAGACACTCGAGGCCGAGAGCCCCAGAGTCACCAGAGTTGACCAGGCTTTAA